TTATATTCGAGAATCTTTTTAAAATAAAAAAGTGCCTCTTTTGTATTCCCTTCGTTCGTAGCAATTACACCGAGGTTGTTAAGCGCCTCAATATGGTCAGGACGTTCCGCCAATATGCTGAGGTAAAGTCTCTTTGCCTCATTTACCCTGCCCATTTGAGCTTCCTTTAATGCCTCATTGTAAATAAGGTCGAGCTTTCTTTCATCCACCTTGCCCGCTGTGACACCTATATCTTGCCTCTGTCCCTCAGGTGCAGGCTCCTTCCGCTCCTTCCTAATTGCAGGGGTCTTCTGCTTCACACGTTTAGCTATTATTTCCTTCTTAACGACTTCCTTCTTAACGACTTCGGTTTTCTGGACAGCAACCTTTACTTCTTCCTTTGGTTTTGCCTTTTCAGTCTTCACAGGAGTCTTTACAGGCTCAGGTTTTTTTTCTATAAGTGCAACTACAGGCTTTTGGGGCGTCGCCTCTACCTTTTTTGCTTCTACCGTTACAGGTTTTGTCTTTGGCGGCTCAGGCTTCACAATTACCTTTGCAACTACTTTTGGCTTATGAAATGCAGGGATATAAAGATACCCTACAACAGAAGCAATAACCACAATAAGGATGCCATAAACAACCCATCTTGGCTTTTGACCCGGATTTTTAAATGTATAGGTAGTCTTTGTGGTTGTTTGCTTCCTTTCCTGCTGTGCCTTCTTAAGGGCATCAAGGATTATACTCACGGCTTCTCTTCACTTTGCATGATTCTCGGGGTCAGAAATACAACGAGCTCAATCTTTTGTATCTTTTCGGTTTCCACTTTGAAAAGCTTTCCAAGGAGCGGTATGGACATAAGACCCTTTGTCCCGGTGGTTTCCGTTCTCTTTGCGTTCTTGATCAATCCACCTATCACAACAGTTTCACCATCCTTCATCCGTACAATGGTATCTGCTTCACGGACATCAAGGACCGGCACCTGGCTGCCAAGAGGTGATGTTTCTACACTGATCTTATCCGTCAGCATCGGGTGTATATGGAGGATAATATTACCATTACCATCTATCTGCGGTGTAACATCGAGAATAAGGCCAACAGTAATAAATTTCGGTGTATATGTAGCAAGAGGTACACCGCCAACACCAATAGATTGCTGTTCATCGAAATAGACATCCTGTGTTGCAACCTTTATAATTGCCCTTTGGTTATTAAGTGTTGCAATCTTTGGACTCGAAACGACATTCACTGTTCCCTGGGTTCTCAAGAGATCAATAAAGGTATTGTTAATGTCGAGATTTTTCGACCCCACAAAGAAACGAAAGTAGGGAATACCTGCAGGGTAGGCAGTAGTGCCGCTAGGAGGAACTGCTGGCAGGGGGTTTAGAAGCACCTGCTGACCCCTTGCTGCAAACTCTCCTATCCTCGCATCAATAAATCGCCAGTTTATCCCTTCCCTGGATTCATCATTGAGCGTTACCTCCACAATTCTTGCCTCAATCATCACCTGCCTGTGGATAACGTTTTCCGCAGCCTGCAGAAACAAACCGATATCCTTTAGATACTTTGGATAATCGGTGGCAAATACCATCATGGCCTGTCTATTGACCACAAACTTTCCATCCTTAGAAATCAGGTTCTTCAGATTATCTTCAAGATTTTTCCAGATATCTGAT
This portion of the Pseudomonadota bacterium genome encodes:
- a CDS encoding tetratricopeptide repeat protein, which translates into the protein MSIILDALKKAQQERKQTTTKTTYTFKNPGQKPRWVVYGILIVVIASVVGYLYIPAFHKPKVVAKVIVKPEPPKTKPVTVEAKKVEATPQKPVVALIEKKPEPVKTPVKTEKAKPKEEVKVAVQKTEVVKKEVVKKEIIAKRVKQKTPAIRKERKEPAPEGQRQDIGVTAGKVDERKLDLIYNEALKEAQMGRVNEAKRLYLSILAERPDHIEALNNLGVIATNEGNTKEALFYFKKILEY
- a CDS encoding secretin and TonB N-terminal domain-containing protein gives rise to the protein MRNRFILIALMCVFSSCAHVERAAEPPKVVKPVDIASPVSLQMEKEKGVEVFKSKELFSFSFREADVKDILRAISKQINYNVVMEPDVKGTCTVDLKNVTLEKALEYILEPLNFTYKIEERTIYVSKPKLEARIFHLNYLTLKKIGTSTVVGTIGSQAGTTGGTGTTGTTGTTDSTVSIKSESESDIWKNLEDNLKNLISKDGKFVVNRQAMMVFATDYPKYLKDIGLFLQAAENVIHRQVMIEARIVEVTLNDESREGINWRFIDARIGEFAARGQQVLLNPLPAVPPSGTTAYPAGIPYFRFFVGSKNLDINNTFIDLLRTQGTVNVVSSPKIATLNNQRAIIKVATQDVYFDEQQSIGVGGVPLATYTPKFITVGLILDVTPQIDGNGNIILHIHPMLTDKISVETSPLGSQVPVLDVREADTIVRMKDGETVVIGGLIKNAKRTETTGTKGLMSIPLLGKLFKVETEKIQKIELVVFLTPRIMQSEEKP